Genomic segment of Populus nigra chromosome 6, ddPopNigr1.1, whole genome shotgun sequence:
GAAGGGTGGGATAAGTTGAGTAGATACAGGATTCTAATCTTTTCAACAATAAATGTAAAGGGAAGAGAATAGAGGAAAGATGTTATAGAACTTACTTTACTTGCCCAATGGATAATGTTCTATGTAATATGCATACTGTATCATCAGCACTCAAGCTTAATAGATTTTCAGAAACTTTTGAGTTTCCAGTTAAATATAGCTATTTGCTCTCATCAACACTTTGCCCTGCTTGAGAAAATCTTGCTGTGTTCTGGAATTTCTGACTGCTGAACGTAATATAAACAGGTGATAGCTTCAGAGAATCAGCCTGTGCAGTGGACCACTCCTTTTGGACTCCCTGTTGTACAGCCTTATCGAAAGTTGGGAAGGCAGCTTGTAATGTTCTAAGAAATTAATACTAATTTTAATTGGCtgatttgttgttttcaattatataatGAGTGTAGAAAACCAACGTTTATTTTGAAGGTGACTAAGATGCTTTCTTGATTTATATGTAGATTAAGACTTCCCTTCAGGTGCTGACGCTACAAAGAGAAACTGACAAGGTAGTGTCAGGGATTTTTTTCCTGTGTTTTTCTGATAGGCTCCAACAAACCGTGGATTGTATCTTTGGTTAGGGCACCAGATATTTTAAACCGTGGATTGTGTCTTTCTTCGATCTTAAtccttgaaaaaaagagagcaagagaTGTAAAATCTGTGAGCAAGGGGCAAAGAACAACTTCATGTTGCACTCAGTTATTGATTCCACAATTTTGTGATTGGTATAGGTCATGGTCAAGAGGCAAAGAACAGCCTTTCCTCCAAATTTTGTCCACTCCCTTGATGGTTCTCACATGATGATGACTGCTGTTGCCTGCAAAGAGGCAGGTTTGAACTTTGCAGGTTTGTGTGGGTTAGCagttctctctctccctccagACACCTGGTAAATTTTTTTGGGAAATCTTATTGTTTCATTTTGATGTCCATTTACAGGGGTCCATGATTCATACTGGACACATGCATGCGATGTTGATGAAATGAACAGGATTCTGAGAGAAAAGTTTGTTGAACTCTACGAGACACCAATACTAGAGAATGTAAAGTATCTTTATCTATAAGCTCATCAAACCTTATATAAGCAGACTGCCCCTAGGAAGTaattgttttcttggttttaacATGGTTCAAGCTTGTGCTTCACTAGTTCTTACTGCCAGTGTTTGCTTTCTTTTAAAATGACTTGACATGTAAGATAGTAGTTGATGACCATGATCCAGAGTAGGTAAATTGTTCTATTAAAAATTCTGCTTAGATCTTTATCTATAAACTATGAGCTCACACCTGTTGCAATGGAAGTCATGTCCTTGGGAGAGAGCAGACCTTTCGATTGGTTACTTCAATTAGCTTTTCAACATGAACTGAAGTACATTACAATTTGAACCTGCTGTTACTTCTTTTATGCGCTTTAAAGAAATAGTTTTCTAAAGTTTGAGAATTCTATTCCTTGGGTGAGCAATGAAATGGGAGGGCATTCCTAGAAATTTATCCTCTCTTTACAGCAAACCGTGATGCATTTGTTGATTCTATTTGGTGATTTGTGATCTTAACAGTGCTGCTCAATGTTCATGATggtttgaaatttattatttttaaaccgaGAAACTTCATGTTGAGCGATGATATCAGAtttattggtttgtttatgTGCTTGCAGTTATTGGAAAGCTTCCAAAGTTCGTTCCCCAACTTGAAATTTCCTCCCTTACCTGAGCGAGGAGACTTTGATCTAAGAGATGTCCTGCAATCAACCTATTTCTTCAACTAGTCTGAACTGGACACTAACCTTGTCAGTTACCTTAAAATTGCACTCTGCGCCTCTGGCATTTGGTCCCAAGGTGATGGCAGCTGTACTTGCTTATCAATGGGTTTAGTCTGTGATAAAAGAACCCTAAACCGCATTGAGCAGAAAAGGTTGAGAAGAATAGAAGCTCGAGGCAAGGCTACCCCTCATTTGGTATCCAATGGGCACCTTTGTACATATCCAAGCACAGGAACGTATTAATTATTAGCTGGAGATATCTGTGACACCGTCCTGCTACACACCTGATAAATGGCACCTTCTGTATCTGCTttgtaaaaagataaagaaatagcATGATGTGACATTCAATGGCTTGAAGGATCGACACTCATTATTAAGCAAGCTGCTTTGTCATTAGTTGGCTCGGTGTAAAATGGAATTGAAGCTTCGTGCGGGAATGGATTATTATGTTGATGAAGTCATTTAAACAGTTTGAGGATGGATGAAAGCTTCGGTTGCCATATCTTCAGAGATGCTAACTGCAACAGATTTAACAtagatttcttaaaataatcacGTCGACGGGGAAAGCAATCTAGTGGATGACGAGCATGTCTCTTTCGTCGTGTTTTGCCACCTTTGTATCAATTGTTGTATAGGATCTATAAATGGATGCGTAGACTGGCTATTGGTTTGTTCTGGCCATGAGTTGGATCCAAAGCCGCAAAATTTATTACAAACACAGCAAGACCAAtctattatctttttaattaaccaTAACAAGCTTTAAGGGTCCAGGTGTAATTAAGCATGAATCAAAAGTTGTACGAATTGCCATCAGCACCTTCGTCCTTGCAGAACACTACTGTCAGGAAAAGATCTGGATTTTTACATAAGcagttcccaaaaaatttgcaTATTTTACTGTGTCTGCATGACATTCACACTAGAGATCTTCAAGCAGATAGTGAGAAGACCATGAAATCATGCATGTGGAGAGGGATTTCTTCTGAATAGGGCACAAACATCACTGTATATGGCCACCAAACTTGAgaataaagcaagaaaaataacGAGGACAGACATGACCTTATCCTTCTTTGCTGCTGCGAAATGGGGATCTCTGAAAGATCGTAGGTTTGAACCAACAAATGAACAAGATATTAGATAGACCACCTATCAAATTGGAAGCAATATCAGCTTTTAGTTTTGAATGCAATCAAAGTGCACTGAAACTTCGAAATGGATACGAATTTGGGATTTATGGTAGGCAACATAGAATCAGACCCACCAACCAAGATAAATGTGCTCACATGCTtggagaaaaatgaaaaaaataaatatcaatgcACTAGAATCCCATCTTAGAGGTTTTAAGGCCTTCATATGTAATATTTATAAACACTATAATGTGAAATGTATTCCTCTTTTGTTCTGAAATCCGAACTATATATATGCGTAATCACAACTCCGAGCTAGAGTTAAATTATTCACCTTAAAGCAATGgcagctagaaaaataaatccaagACAAGCTGCAGAAGTTGCTCCAGTGAACTGGAAAGCAACCCTGATGTTGGGTATAAAGTTTGCACCCAAGAAGATGAGAGAAATGAGTGCTgtgatgattaatgaaaacctATGGTTATCTGAAACCAATGGCGTGGCTGAAGGAAAGAGAAGACCATCCAGATTTAGGCGCAGTGGATGGAAGATCACATGGAAAACGAGCATGAGATGCAAAGCATAGCTAATGCAAACGATATCATTGAGCAAGGAGCTGTAAGGAACGCCAAGGTCAGTGTCGAAGTTGGCCAACATATCATCAAGGGTTGAGTCACCAAATAGGAGGAAGCCAAAGAACCTTGTCATTATATGGACAGCTGAGCATAGAGCTAATGAAGTCTGCACAACTGGCTATATCATAGAGGAATCTTCAAGCTCATTTTCAGTAGTATGAACTGCAGAAGATGTATTTCTTATTGAGGTTTTCCataatataattcatttattcGAATGCAAGTAAACTACAGAATGCTTAGCTTGAGTCAAAATATTGAAGATCATTTAAGTCAGCTTCTCTCCTCGCTGCAGAAAAGGGAGAGAAAGTACCAATCCCAGGCATCTCAGGCCTTACTCTAATCCAGTAACCATACTCTAATGCATAACAAATGCTAGCAAATACAAGATTGAGTTTGCTATAGTATAAGCCTTCCCATCCACTAATGTCAGAAATCAAGACACAAACTTTTCGTCATGCTATCATAGTAATTCTTATTCTCTAAGCATGGCTGTCCCGACATCAACACATCTACCAGCAAGGGGCTAAACCTTCCCAGGGACTACTACTGGCAGGACATAAACTTCTATCTATCAAGTATCATGCAACCAAAAAGGTATAAGTTTCTGTACAGCTTGTGCACTATGGAATCAAATTGTTAATCCTAAAAATAGCTACTTGTCAAGTACCTGGTCTTGGAGAATAGACAGAAGAGCCCAGATAAGCCTAGTCACTCCCTATCCCCGGGGGCAATTGGCATCTTTTGACCAATTTTCGTGGAAAGAACCGGTAAAGAAATTACTTCTACACATCTGCCAAAAGGATGTTACTGATGTGCCCAAATCAAACCCACAGACCAAGCAATTTAGAGGATATGAAGATCAGCCTACCCAACATTAAAATGACAGATGAATACTGTATCAAGAATGGGAACCACAGTTAAGGCACTCCAAAATAAAGTGATATCGGCAATATTAGGAAGCACCTGGGCATGTTAGCACTTCCATTAACCAATATAACCGCAGTGATTCCTGCAGTAATAACGAGAAAAACAACTGCTAGTGCAACAGCTAGGGCAGATGTGTATCTCAACGAATCTGCTTTCATTTGAAAGAAACCATCAGCGCTACACAACAAAGAGGTTTGTGCTATCGATTTCTTATTAATCTAAgcaatatatagaaaaaaacgaCTGCATTATTTAGTACTGGCCCAAATGCTTGAAACATGCCAGTGGAGAAAATATGGAAAGGgtaatgaaaagaagaagaaaggcacGGCCATTCCACCAGTGGTTTCTTCCAATGCACCAGCATGATGAACTCCACACGAAGATGTTCCAGACAACACATCAGCTTGTCATGTAAACCATTGAAACATGTAAGAATATTTGAACTTGTCTAATTGTTGGAAAGAAGACGAGAAACAAAATGCATTTTACAACCACAAGAATTTCGTACTATGGAAATCAGACTTTCCAGCAGCATCTCCCACTGAAGTTTTGGCTCGGCAACTTTAGGCATGTATTCCAATTTTACAGCCGCCATCACATGCTGTCAGCTGCACTGCTTCACTATTGCTAAGAGCTTCCAGCTTTTATGTTCGTAATTTTGGggggttttgaaaataaaagcacTTTAATAGTACATGTTATTTATAATCCTATTCCATTTAGCATCTCCAAAATTACGAGTTTGATGGCGCAACATATAATTGACATCAGAAAAATCAATCCGCAATCAGTTATTTAGGTCCAGATCCCTGATAATTGGTGCATTTCTAATAGCTTAGCTAATAATTCCTAATAATAAACCAAAATCGCCTACACGATTAGTTATGAATGTTTTTTGACAAGCATTGGACACAATAGATTGTGTGAACCAAAAACTTATTAATAGGTAAGAGCACATTCCAACCAATTCCCAAAAGATATAAATTTGGATTAAATTCGAACTGGTAACTAATCCCAGCATTGAAGTACACTGCCTACTGACTCCTCTACTCGTATGCAAAACAACTATCTAGAACTGCATCACCCAGTTTACATGGTAATCTCAAAACcacaaaagaaatggaaaagcaTGATTAGCAAACAATGATAATTCACATGCAGTTACGCGCACTGATGCGCCATAAACTTGGACACCCTCATAGATATCAGCAAATAACAGCCACTTCAATCTGAGATATCTCTGTTCTTAACCATAAGACTAAATTAAAGTGAAGCACGTAATTCACACAATTGTCTCAAACCCACGAATTAAAATGCAAATGCATAATTATCAAACCAATTATCAAGATTCATATGCAGTTACGCACACTTACCAATGATAATCATGTAAACAATGAGGACCCTGACATTGTTAAGCATCACAAAAATCTGAAGCACTCTTCTCCCAACATTCCCAAATGCATCACCCATGAGCCCACCATAAGTCTCCCGCCTTTCCAGCCTTACCACACCTTAACAGCATCTCAACAGAACAGTCAGTGAGCACAGCAACAAACACTATCAAACCAATCCAAGGCCAAGTCCAAGCACCTTCATGGTTGCAGGCAATGCCATGACCCCAGCGCCATTGATCAGTGCATTGCTAGCATTCTTATCAACACAGTTACAAAACTAGCTTTTTGGTCTCTGAAAGGACAGTTGTTTGTCCTGTTCGCTGTGTGCAGATGCCTCTTAACCCAATTAGTTacaaattctggaaaaaaaaagggattatCTTTTGCCATGACGTACGAGagaaaaagtaaattaatcTGAATCACATTGAATTCAACGAGTTTCATAAAATATAACCAGGTAGATTGACTAATCCTACCACTAACAAATTTTACACGGTACTGAAAGTCAAAGCAGTAGTTTAATCCCCTGCAgcaagtctttttatttttattttttaaaggccAATCCTTCTCTAAACATCAGATCAGAAGAGTGCCGGCATGATCAAATCAGTACCTTGAATGTACTAAAGTTGGGAGATTAAAAGCAGATATATCTGCCATAACAGCATAAAATCATCTCCAACTTCAATGAAATTATGATTCTACTCAACGCTGCAGCATCTGGAAATAAAGAGGTCTACTTGACTGAGAAAATGCATATTGACTTTGCAACAAATACCGATCCATGAAGCTTACATCTTGAAGGTTACCTGCTAAAGTCGGATAGTAACCTTAAACCAAACTACATGCAATTTGTCAACACCCCATGTCCCAATACAGTCCGCTGACTGAGTCTTCTTTTTCTATGCCTTATAGCTTCCTTTGACAAGCTGTTTATCTCAAGCATCGATATAGAAAGGATACTGTCACACTCCAAAATACGtagtattattatatttcaGTCGTTGGAGTTGGCCAGTAAATTATAGCATTCTGCGAACGTAAATCACTTGCTGGTAAGATTAGCAATAGTATAAATAAGCTATCAGAGACTTGTTCATTGGTAAAATATATTGTCTTCTGGGATGCCTTCTACAACAAGACTAAGTTGCTGCTTACCCAAGTAGAGACCGGTCAAGTGTATGTACCTGGAAGGCATCAGAAGTGGTAGCTCTGTTCGATGTCGGTATGTGATTGTCAATTGTATCTTGCTTCTGTCTAGTATTTAAAAGTTTGAGTAAGCCTCAAAAGTTTGAACTGAATTAAGCTTTAAATCAACTTCCATGTGCATACACCACTGCGTTTGATCTGGTTCGCAGGATTAGAGTTGGGTGGAAAGAGTTCAAGTTATTTTGGCTTCAAAAATTccattttcaaacaaaagagGGAGTAGCCTGCCAAAGTTGTTCATCCACTTGGTATCAAAAAATACTAGTCAGCTATCAAATTCAGGTTTTTATTTTACAGGCACATCAATCTGGTGACCTTAAACTTCTGCTAGTTacgtttgttttgttttgaagcACAATTTGTGCAACAAGTCCAGAACCATGGACAACATAATCACTTAGAAACTTCAGATTTTAAGGAATTAAAATGTCAGTAAAGCACCAGAGCATGCTTGTCCTATTTTCATTCATTGAAAAGAAGGATAGAAGAAATTCTTTGACATCCTACCTCCATTTGCATGTTTTCTCAAAATGAATATGCTATGGCATCGAAGTGATTGTGTTTTTCTCTTTCCCCCCCCTATTTTGGGTTAGTTTAAACTATTACCTGGTTGAGAATATTCTCTAAATTCAGTGTCCTGCTTAAATGGAATCTACAAATTTACCTAATCTTGAATTGAGTTCCTAAGCTCTTAATTGAAGTTTCATGCCGATTAtcgaacttaaaaaaaaaaaacatctgatCTTGAGAGGTATGGtaatcttctcttcttgttgtttttttttttttttggtttctccaGCTCAGCAAAGATTCAACTGCTATGGCTAGTGTTGCTGAATCCTTGCTGACATCAATTTCAGAGATCATTGAATCTGTAACTTGCAtagaacaagaaaaggaaagcttTGCTGAAATTGGATGCTACCTCTACCGAGTTTTCCCAGTCATAATGGAGTTGCAGACAACTGAGCACACCCCGAAAAATGCAATGGTGATACTTCAATCCCTATCCAGAAGCATCACTGAGGCCAAGGATCTTGTAAACAAATGTCAAAGAGGCACCAACTCAAATTTTGATTCTGAATTGAAAAGCACCATATCACTGCTGAAAAGGGTGATAGAAGACATGGGCGAATGCTTGAGCTCAATACCTTCATCAACATTTCAGGACCAAGAATATGCAGAAGTTGCTGTCCAAGCTCTTTCAAATGAAATGCGAAGTGCTCATTTTGAAGCTGGCCAAAGCCAAGTATTGCAGACCAAAGAGCTGGATCCACACAAGTCTTTCTCGGAGGAGGAACCAAACGAAGAACCTGTAATGGTAGAATCAGATCTCTACCCTGTCAGTCTTGAAGTGTCCACAGATAATTCCCGGTTCTTAAATACCCCACACTTCATAGAAATCCAGAAACCCACAAGTCTCAACAGGCAAAGGAaacgcagcagcagcagctcatCAACATCATTGCTAAAGATGACCGAGTACATAGAGCCAATGTATGAAACTTTCTTCTGTCCGTTAACAAAGCAGATTATGGATGATCCAGTTACCATACAAAGTGGAGAGACATATGATAGGAAAGCAATTACCAAGTGGTTGGAAGAGTCCGAGAACTCACAAGAAATTTTCTGCCCAATTACAGGGAAGAAGCTGTTGAGTAGAGTTCTAAGGACAAACGTAGCTCTGAAGACCACAATAGAGGaatggaaagaaagaaatgaagtgGCAAGGATAAAATGTTCCCGTTCAGCTTTAGTTTTGTCCGCTTCACCAAGTATGGTTCTTGAAGCAATAAGAGATTTGCAAGAAATTTGCAAAAGGAAACAACATAACAAGATACAAGTTCACAATGCTGGAATACTTCCATTGCTTTTTAAGCTTCTGGAGTACAGAGATAGAGATGTTATCTATGAAGCGCTGGAGTTATTACGAGAATTGACCAAAGAGGACGATGTTTCCAAGGTTCATCTCTTTTTTCCTAAATTTTTTAcgtaatatcataaataaaagaaaaggataagagtatgtgtgtgtttgtgggCGTTTGTCATGTTCTTAGCGAGTCATCTGGAGGAAATTTGAAGTCACAGGTATGTTTCCGTTCTCACAATTTTGAGAATGGAGCGATGTAGAAAAAGAGAATTTTACTTGGTTACCAATTCCTGCTAATATCATCTGGTTCAAAAATTGATCAATTTCAACAACAAACCTAAATTTCTCCACCCTATTTTGCGCAAGGACTGCTAATCACTGGCCAACTCATAATCCACTAAGCCATTCCCTTGGCGGGAGGCTTTGATGTGAATCAGTCACTGGCCTGTAAGGAACCTCACCTGCAATTATTTAGCTACAAGACTACCATAATTGACCAAACCATGGCTGAAACTTTCAAAGAAGCTTCAGTGTTTCGAATTGTTCTCTTTGGTCTGAATTGAATCTAAATATGAGTGAATACAATTTTGTCTAGAAATAAGCCACTGAAATTTTCAGGAATTATAACTCAACTTCGGTGATTTTTTGTGCAGATGGTGATTTCTGAAATGGTCGACATTTCAACAGTAATCAAGATGATGTCAATTGGTCACCGGCCCATAAGGCATGCGGCATTACTGTTATTACTTGAGATATCAAGGTCCCAATCATTATGGGAAAAGATTGGGTCAGTTCCTGGAGGAATTCTGATGCTAATCAGAATTAAATATAGTCTGTCTGTCGATGCCTTCTCTTCAGAAACAGCAGATGAAATCTTAAGGAATCTAGAGAGGTCTCCAGAAAATATCAAGATGATGGCGGAAAATGGATTCTTGGAACCCCTTCTAAAGCATCTCACTGAAGGTAACTTCCATGCTCTCACACTCTACCATAAGCATAGCAAGTACAGAATGgcaaaagagttttttttttttttttttgaagatagcGGCTAACAAATTCAAGAGACTTGGTTTTTCTGGAtggtttaaataataaaaaataatttccttaTGTACATACAAATAAATATGCTCTCACAACAAAGTCAATGAAGATTCAAAATCAACAGGTACTGAGGAGATGCAGACAGAAATGGCAGAATACCTAGGGGAAATTGCACTAGGACATGACAGCAAAACTTATGTGGCTGAGAGGGCCTCTCCTGCTCTCATCAAAATGGTGCATAGTGGAAACACTATGACCAGAACAGCGGCATTCAAAGCTCTAGCAGAGATTTCATCCTACCATCCTAACGCCAAAATACTTGCAAAATCTGGAATTATTCAAATCATGGTTGAAGAGATGCTCACTCGAAGAATCAATGGTGAACCAATTAACTCAAAAGGTGAAGCTGCTGCAATACTTGCAAATATATTTGAGGCTGGGATCGACCTTGAGAACCTCCAAGTAAATTATCACGGATTAGCTTCAGACTATGTTCTGTATAACATCATTGACATGATCAAACATTCCACTCCTGTTGAACTCAACATCAATCTCATTAGAGTTCTTTTGTGCCTGACAAAGTCTCCCAAATCAATGGGCACCATTGTCTCCATGGTCAAAGAGATTGAAGCAAGCAACACCCTGGTTGAACTCCTCAATAATCCCCATGAAGAACTTGGGATCGTAGCAATCAAGCTACTCATAGCGCTCATACCTTACATGGGACACTCTATAGCAGAGAGACTATGCAAAACTGCAGGTCAACCTGAGAACCTAATCCTTGGCCAAAATGAAACAGGCCGAATCACACAGAAGCAGGCAGTTTCTGCAACATTTCTTGCTAAACTCCCCCACCAGAGCCTGACACTAAATCTCGCTCTTCTCAGTAAGAAGACAGTCCCTGCAATCCTAcaacaaattaatcaaatccAAAGAACTGGTATAAGAACAAGCAGGTATGCAATTCCTTACTTGGAAGGACTTGTGGGCATTCTAGTCAGATTCACAACCACACTTTACGAACCTCGAATTCTGTTTCTAGCAAGAAACTACAACTTCACCTCAGTACTTACAGAAATGCTCATGAAAACATCAAGTGATGAAGTTCAGAGGTTAGCAGCAGTTGGCTTGGAGAATCTCTCATTGGAATCGATAAGTCTATCAAAACCACcagaaataaagaaaaccaaGTTCTTGAAACTCTTCTACCCACCAAAATTCCTATTTTCTGGTTCATCAAAGAAGAGAAAACTACCAGTCTGCCCGGTCCATAGAGGGGCTTGTTCCTCGCAAAACACATTCTGCTTAGTTGATGCAAAAGCAGTGGAGAGATTGCTGGCATGTTTGGACCACGAGAATGTTGAGGTTGTTGAAGCTGCATTGTCAGCAATATGTACTTTGTTAGATGACAAAGTCGATGTCGACAAGAGTGTTGGCATGTTGTGTGAAGTGAATGCCACGCAGCATGTTCTGAACGTTGTGAAAGAGCACAATGGAGAAAGTTTGCGGCAAAAATCCTTCTGGTTAATTGATAGATTCTTGCTGAAAGGAGGGAAAAGGCCTGCTTCAGATATATCACAGGACAGGTTGCTACCTGCCACTTTGGTCAGTGCTTTCCACCATGGAGATATTGATA
This window contains:
- the LOC133695789 gene encoding putative U-box domain-containing protein 42, whose product is MSLSKDSTAMASVAESLLTSISEIIESVTCIEQEKESFAEIGCYLYRVFPVIMELQTTEHTPKNAMVILQSLSRSITEAKDLVNKCQRGTNSNFDSELKSTISLLKRVIEDMGECLSSIPSSTFQDQEYAEVAVQALSNEMRSAHFEAGQSQVLQTKELDPHKSFSEEEPNEEPVMVESDLYPVSLEVSTDNSRFLNTPHFIEIQKPTSLNRQRKRSSSSSSTSLLKMTEYIEPMYETFFCPLTKQIMDDPVTIQSGETYDRKAITKWLEESENSQEIFCPITGKKLLSRVLRTNVALKTTIEEWKERNEVARIKCSRSALVLSASPSMVLEAIRDLQEICKRKQHNKIQVHNAGILPLLFKLLEYRDRDVIYEALELLRELTKEDDVSKMVISEMVDISTVIKMMSIGHRPIRHAALLLLLEISRSQSLWEKIGSVPGGILMLIRIKYSLSVDAFSSETADEILRNLERSPENIKMMAENGFLEPLLKHLTEGTEEMQTEMAEYLGEIALGHDSKTYVAERASPALIKMVHSGNTMTRTAAFKALAEISSYHPNAKILAKSGIIQIMVEEMLTRRINGEPINSKGEAAAILANIFEAGIDLENLQVNYHGLASDYVLYNIIDMIKHSTPVELNINLIRVLLCLTKSPKSMGTIVSMVKEIEASNTLVELLNNPHEELGIVAIKLLIALIPYMGHSIAERLCKTAGQPENLILGQNETGRITQKQAVSATFLAKLPHQSLTLNLALLSKKTVPAILQQINQIQRTGIRTSRYAIPYLEGLVGILVRFTTTLYEPRILFLARNYNFTSVLTEMLMKTSSDEVQRLAAVGLENLSLESISLSKPPEIKKTKFLKLFYPPKFLFSGSSKKRKLPVCPVHRGACSSQNTFCLVDAKAVERLLACLDHENVEVVEAALSAICTLLDDKVDVDKSVGMLCEVNATQHVLNVVKEHNGESLRQKSFWLIDRFLLKGGKRPASDISQDRLLPATLVSAFHHGDIDTRQMAEKILRHLNKMPDFPTSHYTM